The DNA sequence CCTCCCGAGCctcctgctgctgctgctgctgcagcgGCTGCTCCAGATCCGTAGCCTCCTTGTCCTTGGCCTTGTCCGCCTGAACCGTATCCACCTTGGCCACCTTGTCCTCCCGAGCCTCCTGCTGCTGCTGCAGCGGCTGCTCCAGATCCGTAGCCTCCTTGTCCTTGGCCTTGTCCGCCTGAACCGTATCCGCCTTGGCCACCTTGTCCTCCCGAGCctcctgctgctgctgctgctgctgctgcagcgGCTGCTCCAGATCCGTAGCCTCCTTGGCCTTGTCCGCCTGAGCCGTATCCACCTTGGCCACCTTGTCCTCCCGCGCctcctgctgctgctgctgctgcagcgGCTGCTCCAGATCCGTAGCCTCCTTGTCCTTGGCCTTGTCCGCCTGAACCGTATCCACCTTGGCCACCTTGTCCTCCCGAGCCTCCTGCTGCTGCAGCGGCTGCTCCAGATCCGGTGCCTCCTTGGCCTTGTCCTGCTCCAGATCCGTAGCCGTGGCCATCCACCTGCTGCTGGCCACCTGAACCGTATTGTGCTGCCTCCAGATCCGTAGCCTCCTTGGCCTTGTCCGCCCTGCTCCAGATCCGTAGCCTCCTTGTCCTTGGCCTTGTCCGCCTGAACCGTATCCACCTTGGCCACCTTGTCCTCCCGAGCCTCCTGCTGCTGCAGCGGCTGCTCCAGATCCGGTGCCTCCTTGGCCTTGTCCGCCTGAGCCGTATCCACCTTCCTCCTCCCGAGCctcctgctgctgctgctgcagcAGCTGCTCCAGATCCGTAGCCTCCTTGTCCTTGGCCTTGTCCACCTGAGCCGTATCCACCTTGGCCACCTTGTCCTCCCGAGActcctgctgctgctgctgctgcagcgGCTGCTCCAGATCCGTAGCCTCCTTGTCCTTGGCCTTGTCCGCCTGAGCCGTATCCACCTTGGCCACCTTGTCCTCCCGAGCCTCCTGCTGCTGCTGCAGCGGCTGCTCCAGATCCGTAGCCTCCTTGTCCTTGGCCTTGTCCGCCTGAACCGTATCCGCCTTGTCCACCTTGTCCTCCCGAGCctcctgctgctgctgctgctgcagcgGCTGCTCCAGATCCGTAGCCTCCTTGGCCTTGTCCGCCTGAGCCGTATCCACCTTGGCCACCTTGTCCTCCCGAGCctcctgctgctgctgctgctgcagcgGCTGCTCCAGATCCGTAGCCTCCTTGTCCTTGGCCTTGTCCGCCTGAACCGTATCCACCTTGGCCACCTTGTCCTCCCGAGCctcctgctgctgctgctgctgcagcgGCTGCTCCAGATCCGTAGCCTCCTTGGCCTTGTCCGCCTGAGCCGTATCCACCTTGACCACCTTGTCCTCGAGAGCctcctgctgctgctgctgctgcagcgGCTGCTCCAGATCCGTAGCCTCCTTGTCCTTGGCCTTGTCCGCCTGAACCGTATCCACCTTGGCCACCTTGTCCTCCCGAGCctcctgctgctgctgctgctgcagcgGCTGCTCCAGATCCGTAGCCTCCTTGGCCTTGTCCGCCTGAGCCGTATCCACCTTGGCCACCTTGTCCTCCCGAGCctcctgctgctgctgctgcagcgGCTGCTCCAGATCCGTAGCCTCCTTGTCCTTGGCCTTGTCCACCTGAGCCGTATCCACCTTGGCCACCTTGTCCTCCCGAGCctcctgctgctgctgctgctgcagcgGCTGCTCCAGATCCGTAGCCTCCTTGTCCTTGGCCTTGTGCGCCTGAGCCGTATCCACCTTGGCCACCTTGTCCTCCAGAGCctcctgctgctgctgctgctgcagcgGCTGCTCCAGATCCGTAGCCTCCTTGGCCTTGTCCGCCTGAACCGTATCCACCTTGGCCACGTTGTCCTCCCGAGCctcctgctgctgctgctgctgctgcagcgGCTGCTCCAGATCCGTAGCCTCCTTGGCCTTGTCCGCCTGAGCCGTATCCACCTTGGCCACCTTGTCCTCCCGAGCctcctgctgctgctgctgctgcagcgGCTGCTCCAGATCCGTAGCCTCCTTGGCCTTGTCCGCCTGAGCGTATCCACCTTGGCCACCTTGTCCTCCCGAGCctcctgctgctgctgctgctgcagcgGCTGCTCCAGATCCGTAGCCTCCTTGTCCTTGGCCTTGTGCGCCTGAGCCGTATCCACCTTGGCCACCTTGTCTTCCCGAGCctcctgctgctgctgctgctgcagcgGCTGCTCCAGATCCGTAGCCTCCTTGGCCTTGTCCGCCTGAACCGTATCCACCTTGGCCACGTTGTCCTCCCGAGCctcctgctgctgctgctgcagcTGCAGCGGCTGCTCCAGATCCGTAGCCTCCTTGGCCTTGTCCGCCTGAGCCGTATCCACCTTGGTCACCTTGTCCTCCCGAGCctcctgctgctgctgctgctgcagcgGCTGCTCCAGATCCGTAGCCTCCTTGGCCTTGTCCGCCTGAGCCGTATCCACCTTGGCCACCTTGTCCTCCCGAGCctcctgctgctgctgctgctgcagcgGCTGCTCCAGATCCGTAGCCTCCTTGTCCTTGGCCTTGTCTGCCTGAGCCGTATCCACCTTGGCCTCCTTGTCCTCCAGAGCctcctgctgctgctgctgctgcagcgGCTGCTCCAGATCCGTAACCTCCTTGTCCTTGGCCTTGTCCGCCTGAGCCGTATCCACCTTGGTCACCTTGTCCTCTTGAGCctcctgctgctgctgctgctgcagcgGCAGCTCCAGATCCGTAGCCTCCTTGTCCTTGGCCTTGTCCGCCTAAGCCGTATCCACCTTGGCCACCTTGTCCTCCCGAACctcctgctgctgctgctgctgctgcagcgGCTGCTCCAGATCCGTAGCCTCCTTGGCCTTGTCCGCCTGATCCGTATCCACCTTGGCCACCTTGTCCTCCCGAGCctcctgctgctgctgctgctgcagcgGCTGCTCCAGATCCGTAGCCTCCTTGTCCTTGGCCTTGTCTGCCTGAACCGTATCCACCTTGGCCACCTTGTCCTCCCGAGCctcctgctgctgctgctgcagcgGCTGCTCCAGATCCGAGGCCTCCTTGTCCTTGTCCTTGTCCAGCTGCTCCAGCTCCACCTTGTCCCCCCGAGCCTCCTGCTGCGGCTGCTGCTGCAGCGGCTGCTCCAGATCCATAACCTCCTTGTCCCTGGCCTTGTCCGCCTGAGCCGTATCCACCTTGGCCACCTTGTCCTCCCGAGCctcctgctgctgctgctgctgctgcagcgGCTGCTCCAGATCCGTAGCCTCCTTGTCTTTGGCCTTGTCCGCCTGCTCCGTATCCACCTTGGCCACCTCGTCCTCCCGAGCctcctgctgctgctgctgctgcagcgGCTCCTCCAGACCCGTAGCCTCTTTGTCCTTGGCCTTGTCCACCTGAGCCGTATCCACCTTGGCCACCTTGTCCTCCCGAGCctcctgctgctgctgctgcagcgGCTGCTCCAGATCCGTAGCCTCCTTGGCCTTGTCCGCCTGAGCCGTATCCACCTTGGCCACCTTGTCCTCCCGAGCCTCCTGCTGCGGCTGCTGCTGCGGCGGCAGCTCCAGATCCATAATTTCCTTGTCCTTGGCCTTGTCCGCCTGAGCCGTATCCACCTTGGGCACCTTGTCCTCCCGAGCctcctgctgctgctgctgctgcagcgGCTGCTCCAGATCCGTAGCCTCCTTGACCTTGTCCGCCTGATCCGTATCCACTTTGGCCACCTTGTCCTCCCGAGCctcctgctgctgctgctgctgcagcgGCTGCTCCAGATCCGTAGCCTCCTTGTCCTTGGCCTTGTCCGCCTGAGCCGTATCCACCTTGGGCACCTTGTCCTCCCGAGCctcctgctgctgctgctgcagcgGCTGCTCCAGATCCGAGGCCTCCTTGTCCTTGTCCTTGTCCGCCTGAGCCGTATCCACCTTGAGCACCTTGTCCTCCCGAGCCTCCTGCTGCGGCTGCTGCTGCAGCGGCAGCTCCAGATCCATAGCCTCCTTGTCCTTGGCCTTGTCCGCCTGAGCCGTATCCACCTTGGGCACCTTGTCCTCCCGAGCCTCCTGCTGCGGCTGCTGCTGCAGCGGCAGCTCCAGATCCATAGCCTCCTTGGTCTTGTCCGCCTGAGCCGTATCCACCTTGGCCACCTTGTCCTCCCGAGCctcctgctgctgctgctgctgcagcgGCTGCTCCAGATCCGTAGCCTCCTTGTCCTTGGCCTTGTCTGCCTGAACCGTATCCACCTTGGCCACCTTGTCCTCCCGAGCctcctgctgctgctgctgcagcgGCTGCTCCAGATCCGAGGCCTCCTTGTCCTTGTCCTTGTCCGCCCGAGCCGTATCCACCTTGGGCCCCTTGTCCTCCCGAGCctcctgctgctgctgctgctgcagcgGCAGCTCCAGATCCATAGCCTCCTTGTCCTTGGCCTTGTCCGCCTGAGCCGTATTCACCTTGGGCACCTTGTCCTCCCGAGCCTCCTGCTGCGGCTGCTGCTGCAGCGGCAGCTCCAGATCCATAGCCTCCTTGGCCTTGTCCGCCTGAGCCGTATCCACCTTGGCCACCTTGTCCTCCCGAGCctcctgctgctgctgctgctgcagcgGCTGCTCCAGATCCGTAGCCTCCTTGTCCTTGGCCTTGTCCGCCTGAGCCGTATCCACCTTGGGCACCTTGTCCTCCCGAGCCTCCTGCTGCTGCTGCAGCGGCTGCTCCAGATCCGTAGCCTCCTTGTCCTTGGCCTTGTCCGCCTGAACCGTATCCGCCTTGGCCACCTTGTCCTCCCGAGCctcctgctgctgctgctgcagcgGCTGCTCCAGATCCGTAGCCTCCTTGGCCTTGTCCGCCTGAGCCGTATCCACCTTGGCCACCTTGTCCTCCCGAGCctcctgctgctgctgctgctgcagcgGCTGCTCCAGATCCGTAGCCTCCTTGTCCTTGGCCTTGTCCGCCTGAACCGTATCCACCTTGGCCACCTTGTCCTCCCGAGCctcctgctgctgctgctgctgcagcgGCTGCTCCAGATCCGGTGCCTCCTTGGCCTTGTCCGCCTGAGCCGTATCCACCTTGGCCACCTTGTCCTTCCGAGCCTCCTGCTGCTGCTGCGGCTGCAGCGGATGCTCCAGATCCATAACCTTGTTGACCTTGTCCTTGTCCGCTTTGTCCACCTCTTCCTCCAAGGCCTCCTGCGGCTGCTGATGCTGCTGCAGCTGCACTAGATCCATAGCCTCCTTGTCCTTGTCCTCCTTGCTGAGTTTGTCCTCCGTAACCTTGACCAGCAGATGAAGCTGCTGCAGCAGATGCTGCTGCACCTGAACTGTAACCTCCTTGCTGACTGTAGCCACCTCCGCCGGACCCATAACCACCTGCTGACGCTGATGCTGAAGCTCCTCCTCCAACTTCATTTGCGTTGGCCTGGGCAAACATAACAATCAGTTGTCTGATTTCATTGATGAATTGACCATCTACATACCCAGTTGTTTGAAGAAAGGCTTGTGACAGAGCATCAGCAATAGCATTCGTTTTTAGATCAAGTGCCAATCCATCTTGCTCAGTAACTGCAATTTCTGCTACTGACGAAGCGAAAGCCATGTTAAGAGCTTGCAATttagattttgaacttttattggaTCTTGCCATTTTTTCCATTGCTGCCATTACAATCTCTCCGATAGATTGCATGTCATCCACTTCTGACGCACTAAATGCATTGGAGTAAGCTACAGCATTGCCGAAAGCACCAATAAATTGCTCAGCTAAGGCTGCATTAGACCACGGGCTGTTGCCCTGTGCTAGGATAGCTGGACTGCAAAATAGCAGGGCCAACAAAGGAAACGCAAGTCGAGCAGACCAAACCATTTTGCTTGCTTGGGATGTTCCCGACTGAATGATTTCTCCAGCAAAAGGTTTCTGTATTTATAGTGCCTAGTTTCGTGAGGCATCGACAGGTTGAAAAACATTCCGTCAGGCCTCAAACATTTGCTGTATGCAGATTAGGAATGCGCGTGATCTAGATTAGATGACGTTCACACTTTGATTACACACCTTTTGCACCTGTCAAtgatattattaacattttatcctgattaactgatcagaaatttggaaaaagagaaagacaaaaaataataCTCTTATTTTGTTGAGCGAAATGATATGTTACAATTTAATAACACTTTGCTTCAAAAAAATGCCTTCGAAATACTTCtgatattattcttttttattcttaattgaCATGACaatctgaatccaaatatgaccaccgtatTTCCGCAACACGTCCCATTTTAGAATTCccaccccctcccttttttttagtttaaacagtTTTTTCGTCATAGCATTATATTCGTCATTAATACTCTTTTAAGGGACTATAGAGCAGCAAAGTTCTGTAGCATTTGCATTTGGAGCAAGTTGGTGGCGTTAACCCTTATCATGGGAATattgggtcgtttccaaaattttaaaagtatttttttctgaaagaacatgcttaaaaatataggatctaaccattttttaaagaatttgtttaagtttaataagtttaataaattacttaaatcgatgcgctttcattgtttacatttcttgccgatgacaccacaaatgatgaaatgctattctgtgttgccattcacaaagcaaaatatttaattcgcaactttactcacgtgtaatgtcaacgatatggttgatagcaagcgtagagcgcaattttaattcgctgcttgattatcattacgtggaaacgcggtacaaatatgcgccaaagagcatcacttgtgacgtcatcaagaccacgccttgtttgaaaaattagacagtttaaaaaactagttaaaaaatatctgttgggaaaatgaaagaattttcttggtccatgttttttttttttttttttttttgcttacgctatcactttcagtgactaaaagtactacattTGACTGAAGGGAACAACCCCATTCCCcccttaaacatttaaaaaatgattcaaaccaatttttttttctaggggtttttttttacaaattttttacttttttttcggcaTAAAACCAGAGAATGGATCTCACTTCTATGAGCCccatgtctcaaaaaaaaaaaaaaaattacattgtaaaaaaagataaaactaaTATAATGGAAGCGTCGCATTTTTCATCGTCAGAGTCGCATCGTAGATCTTTAGCAAAGAACTTTCCCGTTTTATTAAACTTACTTCCCGAAACATATTTGtgattaaaatgaatttaaaaatgcttataaagtagcattaatatgtctatttatatttctggggtaGTGAAAAATTATGGAGGCattgcatccccagaaatataaatattcattaatgctatattataagcacaCTTAAcatcatttttatataaattttctatGTGAATTAAGTTGAATAATAAAGGAAGGTTCATTACTGAGAAGATCTGTGATGCGGCTTAAATATGCAAAATATGATGAttccaatagttttttttttttttttttgaagtgttaaCTTTTTTTGGGAGGGTAAACCAATTTgggacataacgcgcgtaacggggtaaatttaattataatatagaATGCTAGGAACCCAGGATATGCGTAACCATGAAGACGCGGGCATCGCAAACCGAATCGCGatccagtgggcgtaggttcgagtcagccatgaggcaagtCTCGAGCGTACTTTTCGGAGAAAATCCTAAACGTTGCTAaaaatgaattaagaaaaaaaacaatatacctACGCATCATTGTCGTATTCTCTTATAAATTAACCAATAAtccttaaatattatttctgaagcctgttttttgttcctacgcgagatcttccttatttcttgatcgatttctttgacttacccctcattttaaagcttatcctgcaggctaatgacgaaaaatacacccacgtttttttttttttttaagaacctgttttaaagcacagAATTGAGGTTTTCGGTTagttttataagtttaacttgcgctgaGACTGATGGAGGTAAATGGCTCGATCGGCAGAgagttcgactggtaaccagaagaatgagTGTTTGGGCCCAGCCCGGACTATCAGTATCGAAAAACCAGACTAgtcacgcattacatgaacacttaaattacaataaataacacaagtcaggcaataaaataaatgaaattgaaatgctccttgctgttacgaaaacttgatgcgaCCTGTAGCTAAATTGTTTCTTAATTGTAaggatttttgaagtgataacttcttatgggagggtaaaccgatttgtgacataatgCGCGTAACGACGCAACTCTTGtttggcattcctttcgttcgcgcatacgacagaagcgcgcatggtcgggaaattttgcatctttactctttgggtcagcttttaagcgttaagtgatagtagaaaaagtaatgaaactaacaggagatggatgatcgtcgcaacataacgcaatctcctaacgaaaagtgagtttaataatacaatataataccaataacattgtaaacaatatatattcaaaacagcatttaatccttaaatttatttccaaaacaaaaacatttttgcgattaattatactaaaaatatctcacttcatttagggttttgaactctgataaggtgtacatattttaaacgaacgtcatccccgcagactcctgAACGCGGGAgttggggacggccgagaaaacaaaaataataaataaacatttcatttgttCATAAcaaagtaaaatctaaaatgtttcgtaagtttgagtgttttttctgatgaataaaatatttagaaacgacgcgtcatttaatctattgtttttgcgccgacatccaaacttatatttaaaagtagtctgatggtgatcaaagaataaaattattttccatttagagcaattttgaagtcggttctattttttttttttttttttttttcgttttagatAACACACAATgcga is a window from the Uloborus diversus isolate 005 chromosome 6, Udiv.v.3.1, whole genome shotgun sequence genome containing:
- the LOC129223990 gene encoding LOW QUALITY PROTEIN: fibroin heavy chain-like (The sequence of the model RefSeq protein was modified relative to this genomic sequence to represent the inferred CDS: inserted 3 bases in 2 codons; deleted 1 base in 1 codon), which codes for MVWSARLAFPLLALLFCSPAILAQGNSPWSNAALAEQFIGAFGNAVAYSNAFSASEVDDMQSIGEIVMAAMEKMARSNKSSKSKLQALNMAFASSVAEIAVTEQDGLALDLKTNAIADALSQAFLQTTGYVDGQFINEIRQLIVMFAQANANEVGGGASASASAGGYGSGGGGYSQQGGYSSGAAASAAAASSAGQGYGGQTQQGGQGQGGYGSSAAAAASAAAGGLGGRGGQSGQGQGQQGYGSGASAAAAAAAGGSEGQGGQGGYGSGGQGQGGTGSGAAAAAAAAAGGSGGQGGQGGYGSGGQGQGQGGYGSGAAAAAAAAAGGSGGQGGQGGYGSGGQGQGGYGSGAAAAAAAAGGSGGQGGQGGYGSGGQGQGQGGYGSGAAAAAAAGGSGGQGAQGGYGSGGQGQGQGGYGSGAAAAAAAAAGGSGGQGGQGGYGSGGQGQGGYGSGAAAAAAAAAGGSGGQGAQGEYGSGGQGQGQGGYGSGAAAAAAAAAGGSGGQGAQGGYGSGGQGQGQGGLGSGAAAAAAAAGGSGGQGGQGGYGSGRQGQGQGGYGSGAAAAAAAAAGGSGGQGGQGGYGSGGQDQGGYGSGAAAAAAAAAGGSGGQGAQGGYGSGGQGQGQGGYGSGAAAAAAAAAGGSGGQGAQGGYGSGGQGQGQGGLGSGAAAAAAAAGGSGGQGAQGGYGSGGQGQGQGGYGSGAAAAAAAAAGGSGGQGGQSGYGSGGQGQGGYGSGAAAAAAAAAGGSGGQGAQGGYGSGGQGQGQGNYGSGAAAAAAAAAGGSGGQGGQGGYGSGGQGQGGYGSGAAAAAAAAGGSGGQGGQGGYGSGGQGQGQRGYGSGGAAAAAAAAGGSGGRGGQGGYGAGGQGQRQGGYGSGAAAAAAAAAAGGSGGQGGQGGYGSGGQGQGQGGYGSGAAAAAAAAAGGSGGQGGAGAAGQGQGQGGLGSGAAAAAAAAGGSGGQGGQGGYGSGRQGQGQGGYGSGAAAAAAAAAGGSGGQGGQGGYGSGGQGQGGYGSGAAAAAAAAAAGGSGGQGGQGGYGLGGQGQGQGGYGSGAAAAAAAAAGGSRGQGDQGGYGSGGQGQGQGGYGSGAAAAAAAAAGGSGGQGGQGGYGSGRQGQGQGGYGSGAAAAAAAAAGGSGGQGGQGGYGSGGQGQGGYGSGAAAAAAAAAGGSGGQGDQGGYGSGGQGQGGYGSGAAAAAAAAAAGGSGGQRGQGGYGSGGQGQGGYGSGAAAAAAAAAGGSGRQGGQGGYGSGAQGQGQGGYGSGAAAAAAAAAGGSGGQGGQGGYAXGGQGQGGYGSGAAAAAAAAAGGSGGQGGQGGYGSGGQGQGGYGSGAAAAAAAAAAGGSGGQRGQGGYGSGGQGQGGYGSGAAAAAAAAAGGSGGQGGQGGYGSGAQGQGQGGYGSGAAAAAAAAAGGSGGQGGQGGYGSGGQGQGQGGYGSGAAAAAAAAGGSGGQGGQGGYGSGGQGQGGYGSGAAAAAAAAAGGSGGQGGQGGYGSGGQGQGQGGYGSGAAAAAAAAAGGSRGQGGQGGYGSGGQGQGGYGSGAAAAAAAAAGGSGGQGGQGGYGSGGQGQGQGGYGSGAAAAAAAAAGGSGGQGGQGGYGSGGQGQGGYGSGAAAAAAAAAGGSGGQGGQGGYGSGGQGQGQGGYGSGAAAAAAAGGSGGQGGQGGYGSGGQGQGQGGYGSGAAAAAAAAAGVSGGQGGQGGYGSGGQGQGQGGYGSGAAAAAAAAGGSGGEGGYGSGGQGQGGTGSGAAAAAAGGSGGQGGQGGYGSGGQGQGQGGYGSGXQGGQGQGGYGSGGQGQGGTGSGAAAAAAGGSGGQGGQGGYGSGGQGQGQGGYGSGAAAAAAAAAGGAGGQGGQGGYGSGGQGQGGYGSGAAAAAAAAAAAGGSGGQGGQGGYGSGGQGQGQGGYGSGAAAAAAAGGSGGQGGQGGYGSGGQGQGQGGYGSGAAAAAAAAAGGSGGQGGQGGYGSGGQGQGGYGSGAAAAAAAAAGGSGGQGGQGGYGSGGQGQGGYGSGAAAAAAAAAGGSGGQGGQGGYGSGGQGQGGTGSGAAAAAAAAAGGSGGQGGQGGYGSGGQGQGQGGYGSGAAAAAAAAAGGSGGQGGQGGYGSGGQGQGGYGSGAAAAAAAAAGGSGGQGGQGGYGSGGQGQGQGGYGSGAAAAAAGGSGGQGGQGGYGSGGQGQGGYGSGAAAAAAAAAGGSGGQGGQGGYGSGGQGQGGYGSGAAAAAAAAAGGSGGQGGQGGYGSGGQGQGGYGSGAAAAAAAAAGGSGGQGGQGGYGSGGQGQGQGGYGSGAAAAAAAAAGGSGGQGGQGGYGSGGQGQGGYGSGAAAAAAAAAGGSGGQGGQGGYGSGGQGQGQGGYGSGGAAAAAAAAGGSGGQGGQGGYGSGGQGQGQGGYGSGAAAAAAAAAGGSGGQGGQGGYGSGRQGQGQGGYGSGAAAAAAAAAGGSGGQGGYGSGGQGQGQGGYGSGAAVAAAAAAGGSGGQGGQGGYGLGEQGQGQGGYGSGAAAAAAAAAGGSGGQGGQGGYGSGGQGQGGYGSGAAAAAAAAAGGSGGQGVQGGYGSSGQGQGGYGSGAAAAAAAAAGGSGGQGGQGGYGSGGQGQGQGGYGSGAAAAAAAAGGSGGQGGQGGYGSGGQGQGQGGYGSGAAAAAAAAAGGSGGQGAQGGYGAGRQGQGQGGYGSGAAAAAAAAAGGSGGQGGQGGYGSGGQGQGQGGYGSGAAAAAAAAAGGSGGQGGQVGYGSGGQGQGGYGSGAAAAAAAAAGGSGGQGGQGGYGSGGQGQGQGGYGSGAAAAAAAAAGGSGGQGGQGGYGSGGQGQGGYGSGAAAAAAAAAGGSGGQGGQGGYGSGGQGQGQGGYGSGAAAAAAAAGGSGGQGGQGGYGSGGQGQGGYGSGAAAAAAAAAGGSGGQGGQGGYGSGGQGQGGYGSGAAAAAAAAAGGSGGQGAQGGYGSVGQGQGQGGYGSGAAAAAAAAAGGSGGQGGAGAGGQGGQGQGQGGYGSGAAAAAAAAAGGLGGQGGYGSGGQGQGQGGYGSGAAAAAAAAAGGSGGQGAQGGYGSGGQGQGQGGYGSGAASAAAAASSSVSRLQSPASSSRVSSAVSTLASAGAANSGALSSVISNLSSSVASAHPDLSGCELLVQILLEVISALVALLGSSTVGPVDIGQSSQYSGLVANAIGNALA